From Lytechinus variegatus isolate NC3 chromosome 16, Lvar_3.0, whole genome shotgun sequence, the proteins below share one genomic window:
- the LOC121430366 gene encoding sodium- and chloride-dependent betaine transporter-like isoform X2, translated as MKDYVEAETRDIGEDEKKTEEERREKKVERGNWSGKLDFFLALCGSSVGLGNVWRFPYLCYKHGGGAFLIPYLLSVFCAGIPLLVIEVGLGQFTGQGPVTAWGMISPLFKGIGCAGLVIQVFLNTYYVVIMAWGLYYLLFSFNAVLPYSTCSNDWNTVCCFDGMDNGAVVDVGTNYNMTGFNDTTAMMTSAYNLSEECPNATTSPTVEFWNRKVLQIHRSEGIHDVVGVSWQLFLCLTLAWLLIYLCICKGVKSSGKVVYVTVPFPYVLLTILLIRAVTLPNAVDGIIFYLKPDTSKLKDSQVWLDAATQIFYSNTLGQGFLVALGSYNKRNHNFVRDTLLYSLTNCATSLYSGFVIFAVLGFMAGKQGKAVGEVAKSGPGLGFIVYPEAITEMPLSTLWAILFFLCLLFLGIDSVFVVVEGLVTTIVDIFPKTLMKGNRREFFCAGCCLFFCMAGIPMVTYGGMFIFQLFDFYASSGFVLLWIALCESLVIGWVYGGKRYMQDIINMIGRGWIKPYMIAAWMLITPLFSGVSSAGAWR; from the exons ATGAAGGACTATGTGGAAGCTGAGACAAGGGACATCGGAGAGGATGAGAAGAAGACAGAggaagagagaagagagaagAAAGTTGAAAGAGGAAATTGGAGTggaaagttggatttttttctagcTCTTTGTGGTTCTTCTGTTGGACTTGGTAATGTGTGGAGATTCCCCTATTTGTGCTACAAGCATGGAGGGG GTGCTTTTTTGATCCCCTACCTCCTGAGCGTGTTCTGTGCGGGAATCCCCCTCTTGGTGATTGAGGTAGGGTTGGGGCAGTTCACCGGGCAAGGACCAGTAACGGCATGGGGTATGATCAGCCCCcttttcaaag GTATTGGATGTGCCGGTCTTGTCATCCAAGTCTTCCTCAATACCTATTATGTCGTCATAATGGCTTGGGGTCTATATTACCTACTATTCTCCTTCAACGCCGTACTTCCGTACTCCACGTGCTCAAACGATTGGAACACGGTTTGCTGCTTCGATGGGATGGACAACGGGGCAGTGGTCGACGTCGGAACAAACTACAACATGACCGGATTCAATGACACGACCGCGATGATGACATCGGCTTATAATCTGAGTGAAGAATGTCCCAATGCCACCACGTCACCGACTGTTGAGTTTTGGAA TCGTAAAGTTCTCCAGATCCATCGCTCCGAAGGTATCCATGATGTTGTTGGAGTCAGCTGGCAGCTTTTCCTCTGTCTCACGCTGGCCTGGCTCCTTATCTATCTCTGTATATGCAAGGGAGTCAAATCATCCGGGAAG GTAGTGTATGTGACAGTTCCATTCCCGTACGTGCTCCTGACGATTCTTCTCATTCGTGCTGTGACATTACCAAATGCTGTAGATGGGATCATCTTCTATCTTAAACCTGATACATCTAAGCTGAAAGACAGTCAG GTATGGCTCGATGCTGCTACTCAAATCTTTTATTCCAATACCTTAGGACAAGGATTCTTGGTTGCACTGGGAAGCTACAACAAGAGAAATCACAATTTTGTCAG GGATACCCTACTCTATTCCTTGACAAATTGTGCAACCAGCTTGTACTCTGGATTCGTTATCTTCGCAGTACTTGGATTTATGGCGGGAAAGCAAGGAAAAGCAGTTGGCGAGGTCGCAAAGTCAG GTCCAGGTTTAGGGTTCATTGTCTACCCAGAAGCCATCACTGAGATGCCTCTATCTACTCTCTGGGCGATTCTATTTTTCTTATGCCTACTCTTCCTCGGTATAGACAGCGTA TTTGTGGTCGTTGAGGGCTTGGTGACGACGATCGTAGATATCTTCCCTAAGACTCTGATGAAAGGCAACAGAAGAGAGTTCTTCTGTGCAGGTTGCTGTCTATTCTTCTGTATGGCCGGAATACCCATGGTCACCTAC GGTGGTATGTTCATATTTCAACTGTTTGACTTCTACGCATCGAGTGGGTTTGTTCTTCTGTGGATAGCTCTCTGTGAGAGCCTCGTCATAGGATGGGTATATG GTGGCAAACGGTACATGCAAGATATCATCAACATGATAGGTAGAGGGTGGATCAAACCCTACATGATTGCTGCCTGGATGTTAATAACACCTCTGTTTTCTGGGGTGAGTTCGGCGGGTGCATGGAGATGA
- the LOC121429735 gene encoding 14-3-3 protein zeta/delta-like, which produces MAEQKLSESEKLDLVELAKISEMAERYDEMVGYMKRVAKEGNADLDSAERNLLSVAYKNVVGARRSAWRIINGLEQKAAEKGKEPDAAYAKQYRLEIEQELKDISNDVTELLTNTLIAHATADDSKVFYHKMEGDYSRYLAEIATSEDRGEIAGRSLKAYEKASEIAERLPSTHPLKLGLVLNFSVFYYEIMGSPERACDLAKTAFDNAIAELDNLKEDSYKDSTLIMQLLRDNLTLWTSERSDDVEDIEDQ; this is translated from the coding sequence atggccGAGCAGAAGTTGAGTGAATCTGAAAAATTGGATCTGGTGGAGCTGGCCAAGATATCAGAAATGGCGGAGAGGTACGACGAAATGGTTGGCTACATGAAAAGGGTGGCCAAGGAGGGTAACGCCGATTTGGATTCTGCAGAGAGGAATCTCCTGTCGGTGGCGTACAAGAATGTGGTGGGTGCGAGACGTTCTGCTTGGCGCATTATCAATGGCCTCGAGCAGAAAGCAGCAGAAAAAGGCAAGGAACCAGATGCAGCATATGCCAAACAGTATAGACTAGAGATTGAGCAGGAGCTGAAAGATATCTCCAACGACGTTACGGAACTTTTAACAAATACCTTGATAGCCCACGCCACAGCAGATGATTCTAAAGTATTTTACCATAAAATGGAAGGAGACTACTCCAGATATCTAGCCGAGATCGCGACCTCGGAAGACCGTGGAGAAATTGCAGGTCGCAGTTTAAAAGCATACGAAAAAGCTAGTGAAATTGCAGAGAGGTTACCTTCTACACATCCATTAAAGCTGGGCCTGGTACTCAACTTCAGCGTATTCTACTACGAGATCATGGGTTCCCCTGAACGCGCCTGTGACCTGGCCAAGACAGCATTCGATAATGCCATCGCAGAACTGGATAACCTCAAAGAAGACAGCTACAAGGATTCAACTCTCATCATGCAACTGTTGAGGGACAACCTAACACTATGGACTTCTGAAAGGTCGGATGACGTAGAGGACATAGAAGATCAATAA
- the LOC121430366 gene encoding sodium- and chloride-dependent betaine transporter-like isoform X1, with translation MKDYVEAETRDIGEDEKKTEEERREKKVERGNWSGKLDFFLALCGSSVGLGNVWRFPYLCYKHGGGAFLIPYLLSVFCAGIPLLVIEVGLGQFTGQGPVTAWGMISPLFKGIGCAGLVIQVFLNTYYVVIMAWGLYYLLFSFNAVLPYSTCSNDWNTVCCFDGMDNGAVVDVGTNYNMTGFNDTTAMMTSAYNLSEECPNATTSPTVEFWNRKVLQIHRSEGIHDVVGVSWQLFLCLTLAWLLIYLCICKGVKSSGKVVYVTVPFPYVLLTILLIRAVTLPNAVDGIIFYLKPDTSKLKDSQVWLDAATQIFYSNTLGQGFLVALGSYNKRNHNFVRDTLLYSLTNCATSLYSGFVIFAVLGFMAGKQGKAVGEVAKSGPGLGFIVYPEAITEMPLSTLWAILFFLCLLFLGIDSVFVVVEGLVTTIVDIFPKTLMKGNRREFFCAGCCLFFCMAGIPMVTYGGMFIFQLFDFYASSGFVLLWIALCESLVIGWVYGGKRYMQDIINMIGRGWIKPYMIAAWMLITPLFSGTIFVFSIVYYKPLTYENDYVYPWWGYMMGWTMALSSMVTIPILFIYQFVFKSKGSLLERWIDGTTSRVPESQENGPMDKKDQSYHEVELR, from the exons ATGAAGGACTATGTGGAAGCTGAGACAAGGGACATCGGAGAGGATGAGAAGAAGACAGAggaagagagaagagagaagAAAGTTGAAAGAGGAAATTGGAGTggaaagttggatttttttctagcTCTTTGTGGTTCTTCTGTTGGACTTGGTAATGTGTGGAGATTCCCCTATTTGTGCTACAAGCATGGAGGGG GTGCTTTTTTGATCCCCTACCTCCTGAGCGTGTTCTGTGCGGGAATCCCCCTCTTGGTGATTGAGGTAGGGTTGGGGCAGTTCACCGGGCAAGGACCAGTAACGGCATGGGGTATGATCAGCCCCcttttcaaag GTATTGGATGTGCCGGTCTTGTCATCCAAGTCTTCCTCAATACCTATTATGTCGTCATAATGGCTTGGGGTCTATATTACCTACTATTCTCCTTCAACGCCGTACTTCCGTACTCCACGTGCTCAAACGATTGGAACACGGTTTGCTGCTTCGATGGGATGGACAACGGGGCAGTGGTCGACGTCGGAACAAACTACAACATGACCGGATTCAATGACACGACCGCGATGATGACATCGGCTTATAATCTGAGTGAAGAATGTCCCAATGCCACCACGTCACCGACTGTTGAGTTTTGGAA TCGTAAAGTTCTCCAGATCCATCGCTCCGAAGGTATCCATGATGTTGTTGGAGTCAGCTGGCAGCTTTTCCTCTGTCTCACGCTGGCCTGGCTCCTTATCTATCTCTGTATATGCAAGGGAGTCAAATCATCCGGGAAG GTAGTGTATGTGACAGTTCCATTCCCGTACGTGCTCCTGACGATTCTTCTCATTCGTGCTGTGACATTACCAAATGCTGTAGATGGGATCATCTTCTATCTTAAACCTGATACATCTAAGCTGAAAGACAGTCAG GTATGGCTCGATGCTGCTACTCAAATCTTTTATTCCAATACCTTAGGACAAGGATTCTTGGTTGCACTGGGAAGCTACAACAAGAGAAATCACAATTTTGTCAG GGATACCCTACTCTATTCCTTGACAAATTGTGCAACCAGCTTGTACTCTGGATTCGTTATCTTCGCAGTACTTGGATTTATGGCGGGAAAGCAAGGAAAAGCAGTTGGCGAGGTCGCAAAGTCAG GTCCAGGTTTAGGGTTCATTGTCTACCCAGAAGCCATCACTGAGATGCCTCTATCTACTCTCTGGGCGATTCTATTTTTCTTATGCCTACTCTTCCTCGGTATAGACAGCGTA TTTGTGGTCGTTGAGGGCTTGGTGACGACGATCGTAGATATCTTCCCTAAGACTCTGATGAAAGGCAACAGAAGAGAGTTCTTCTGTGCAGGTTGCTGTCTATTCTTCTGTATGGCCGGAATACCCATGGTCACCTAC GGTGGTATGTTCATATTTCAACTGTTTGACTTCTACGCATCGAGTGGGTTTGTTCTTCTGTGGATAGCTCTCTGTGAGAGCCTCGTCATAGGATGGGTATATG GTGGCAAACGGTACATGCAAGATATCATCAACATGATAGGTAGAGGGTGGATCAAACCCTACATGATTGCTGCCTGGATGTTAATAACACCTCTGTTTTCTGGG ACCATCTTCGTGTTTAGTATAGTCTACTACAAGCCGCTAACCTACGAAAATGATTATGTATACCCCTGGTGGGGGTACATGATGGGGTGGACCATGGCCCTCTCGTCCATGGTAACCATACCCATCCTATTCATCTACCAGTTCGTCTTCAAGAGCAAGGGATCACTCCTGGAG CGATGGATCGACGGGACAACATCACGAGTACCAGAAAGTCAAGAAAATGGACCGATGGACAAGAAAGACCAATCCTATCATGAAGTAGAATTACGATGA